A single window of Gossypium hirsutum isolate 1008001.06 chromosome A10, Gossypium_hirsutum_v2.1, whole genome shotgun sequence DNA harbors:
- the LOC121208294 gene encoding mitogen-activated protein kinase kinase kinase 5 translates to MRWLQSLSFSSSSSSSSSSTCTGKNCKENHNNKNHKQCYSFGFRLGVSKLTRPRELRRVKDQEVAPTKEVTAPLLSAGYHTPLSSPTSSFRGTTPALPVPLPLPLPVPEGDSEQRLSPKEFGLGKGLEDRDKEKADGAPPNLSVFACRGSWKTTDHAKTRSMKALSQEMIIEDSFEDEFRANVPIRSAPASPSSSHAIICPQSKNAGDIFPHHMFSPSYHAWSAPEMSTLGTPVVPPLAFYDYGGFSSDNTPFHSPPNRSPHRRQSSHSGPTSPIQQWVSPDISPSRLESNGHINVHPLPLPPGAAIACTSASITQVTTNPDPSPMNCQWQKGKLIGRGTFGSVYVASNRETGALCAMKEVEICPDDPKSAECIKQLEQEIKVLSHLKHPNIVQYYGSEIAEDKFYIYLEYVHPGSINKYVRDHYGAITESVIRNFTRHILSGLAYLHSTKTIHRDIKGANLLVDASGVVKLADFGMSKHLSGQRADLSLKGSPYWMAPELLQAVMQKDNRSELALAVDIWSLGCTIIEMYTGKAPWSEYEGAAAMFKVLRDTPPTPETLSPEGKDFLRCCFQRNPADRPSASMLLEHRFIKCPNSRVSHHLTDNVHGR, encoded by the exons ATGCGTTGGCTTCAgagtctttctttttcttcttcttcatcttcgtcTTCTTCATCAACCTGTACGGGGAAAAATTGTAAAGAGaatcataataataaaaaccATAAGCAATGTTACAGTTTTGGGTTTCGCCTGGGGGTATCTAAGCTGACGAGGCCAAGGGAGCTGAGGCGTGTAAAAGATCAGGAGGTTGCTCCCACGAAGGAAGTGACGGCGCCGCTGCTCTCCGCCGGTTACCATACTCCATTGTCCTCGCCGACTTCGTCTTTTAGGGGAACAACGCCTGCTTTGCCGGTGCCATTGCCGCTCCCGCTTCCCGTTCCGGAAGGAGACAGCGAGCAACGGTTGTCGCCGAAAGAATTTGGGCTTGGTAAAGGTTTAGAGGATAGAGATAAAGAAAAAGCAGATGGAGCTCCTCCCAATTTAAG TGTGTTTGCTTGTCGTGGCTCATGGAAAACAACGGATCATGCAAAAACAAGATCTATGAAAGCATTAAGTCAAGAAATGATTATAGAGGACAGCTTCGAGGATGAGTTTAGGGCGAATGTTCCAATTAGGAGTGCCCCTGCGAGTCCGTCAAGCAGTCATGCTATAATTTGCCCACAGAGCAAGAATGCAGGGGACATATTTCCACACCACATGTTTTCTCCAAGTTATCATGCTTGGTCTGCCCCAGAGATGTCAACATTAGGCACTCCAGTGGTTCCTCCCTTAGCATTCTATGATTACGGTGGATTTAGCTCTGATAATACTCCATTTCACAGTCCACCAAATAGAAGTCCTCATCGAAGGCAAAGTAGCCATAGTGGACCTACTTCACCAATACAACAATGGGTTTCACCTGACATCTCACCATCCCGACTTGAAAGCAACGGCCATATCAATGTCCATCCATTACCCCTTCCTCCTGGAGCGGCCATAGCTTGTACATCAGCTTCAATTACCCAAGTTACAACTAATCCAGACCCATCGCCGATGAATTGTCAATGGCAAAAAGGCAAGCTTATCGGGCGTGGTAcatttggaagtgtttatgttgCCAGTAACAG AGAAACTGGAGCTTTATGTGCAATGAAGGAAGTTGAGATATGTCCGGATGACCCAAAATCTGCAGAGTGTATAAAGCAATTAGAGCAG GAGATTAAGGTTCTTAGCCACCTCAAGCATCCAAACATAGTTCAGTATTATGGTAGTGAAATA GCTGAAGACAAGTTCTATATATATTTGGAGTATGTTCATCCTGGTTCAATTAATAAATATGTTCGTGATCACTACGGTGCCATAACTGAATCTGTTATTCGCAATTTTACTCGCCATATTCTTTCCGGGTTGGCTTACCTGCACAGCACAAAGACGATCCACAG GGATATTAAAGGTGCTAATTTGCTTGTTGATGCTTCGGGAGTTGTCAAGCTTGCTGACTTTGGGATGTCCAAACAT CTTAGTGGACAAAGAGCTGATCTATCTTTGAAGGGAAGCCCATATTGGATGGCTCCAGAG CTCTTGCAAGCCGTGATGCAGAAAGATAATCGTTCTGAACTTGCTCTAGCTGTTGATATTTGGAGTTTGGGTTGTACAATTATTGAAATGTACACCGGTAAAGCACCATGGAGTGAATATGAAGGG GCTGCAGCTATGTTTAAAGTGCTGAGGGATACTCCTCCAACACCCGAAACATTATCACCCGAGGGGAAGGATTTCCTGCGCTGCTGCTTCCAAAGAAATCCAGCAGACAGACCATCTGCGAGCATGTTACTAGAGCACCGGTTTATAAAATGCCCCAACAGTCGGGTGTCTCATCATCTAACGGATAACGTCCATGGTAGATAA
- the LOC121207953 gene encoding uncharacterized protein translates to MAYVYGSPNRQKRQLLWNKLRNSIPLGQSPWIAIGDFNAILSSSEKYEGLSRGRRCPYFGNFVASAELHDLGFRGPPFTWHKGVLFERLDHAMGNEAWLCNFLNYMVTHLPKIKSDHRPLFLDFSNIAESLGKFTHDLKYWNKHVYCYITTRKRDLIKRIANIQRKRDFFGFLYLNQVDLSLRQELENVLHHEELLWKQKAMCDWLKLGDRNKKFFHTREANEFFQRLYREIPAPLGNLPPSGFPQLHPVDVSFLGRPVSNIKIKEAMFDMAPLKAPGSDGFHAIFFQKHWDTLGEVVCDLVRKAGFIAERNINENFILAQEVIHKMRSQKK, encoded by the exons ATGGCTTATGTTTATGGAAGCCCTAATAGACAGAAGCGCCAACTTCTTTGGAATAAGTTGAGGAATTCTATTCCACTTGGTCAAAGCCCTTGGATTGCTATTGGAGATTTTAATGCAATTCTCTCATCTTCTGAGAAATACGAGGGCCTTTCAAGGGGTAGAAGGTGCCCATATTTTGGTAACTTTGTAGCTTCTGCTGAACTTCATGACTTAGGTTTTAGAGGGCCTCCTTTTACTTGgcataagggggttttgtttgaAAGGTTAGATCATGCTATGGGAAATGAAGCTTGGTTATGCAATTTTCTTAATTACATGGTTACTCACCTTCCAAAGATTAAATCGGATCATCGTCCCCTCTTTTTG gacttCTCTAATATAGCTGAATCCCTTGGAAAGTTCACTCATGATCTCAAGTATTGGAATAAACATGTTTATTGTTACATTACCACTCGTAAGAGAGATCTTATTAAAAGAATTGCTAACATTCAGAGGAAAAGGGATTTCTTTGGTTTCCTGTATTTAAATCAAGTGGATTTGTCTCTCCGTCAAGAGCTTGAGAATGTTCTTCATCATGAAGAGCTTCTTTGGAAACAAAAAGCAATGTGTGACTGGTTGAAATTAGGGGATCGGAATAAAAAGTTTTTCCATACTC GTGAAGCAAATGAGTTTTTTCAAAGACTGTATAGGGAAATTCCTGCTCCTTTGGGTAATTTGCCTCCAAGTGGTTTCCCACAACTTCATCCAGTTGACGTTAGTTTCTTGGGGAGACCGGTGTCAAATATAAAGATTAAGGAGGCAATGTTTGATATGGCACCTCTTAAAGCTCCAGGTAGTGATGGTTTCCATGCCATTTTCTTTCAGAAGCATTGGGACACCCTAGGGGAAGTGGTTTGTGACTTGGTTCGAAAG GCTGGTTTTATTGCTGAGAGAAACATTAATGAAAACTTCATCTTAGCTCAAGAAGTGATCCATAAAATGCGAAGTCAGAAGAAATGA